A single region of the Saprospiraceae bacterium genome encodes:
- a CDS encoding alpha/beta hydrolase-fold protein, which translates to MKKHIIAITMALTSMVSLALAQDEQPAIKEDFKPSSLNQPQQAYPQVNSQGYARFRIVAPGADSVKVSFGGGMLLSKMEDGSWMGTTKKPLDEGFHYYHLNIDGGTFNDPGALNFYGSIRWESGIEVPAHDQDFYALKDVPHGKVELILFPSKSTNTSRRAFVYTPPGYYSDQSTRYPVLYLQHGWGEDETAWSNQGHANLIMDNLIAEGKTKPFIIVMTYGMTNEIKRGGGLRNFDINPFQTVLLDELIPYIDANFRTLSDRTNRAMAGLSMGGMETRMVTLNQPEVFSHYGLLSGGIYSPEDIKDKSKVKLIFLSCGSKERPERVKEAAAALKEAGFNVVSYISEGTAHEFQTWRRSLYQLAPLLFK; encoded by the coding sequence ATGAAAAAACATATAATTGCCATTACCATGGCACTTACCTCAATGGTTTCATTGGCTTTAGCACAAGATGAACAACCAGCTATTAAAGAAGACTTTAAACCTTCCAGCCTAAATCAGCCGCAACAAGCATATCCACAGGTCAACTCGCAAGGCTATGCCCGGTTTCGAATCGTCGCTCCCGGAGCGGATAGCGTTAAGGTAAGCTTCGGGGGCGGTATGCTACTCAGCAAAATGGAAGACGGCTCCTGGATGGGCACGACCAAGAAGCCCTTAGATGAAGGTTTTCATTACTACCATCTGAACATTGATGGTGGAACCTTTAACGATCCGGGCGCCTTAAATTTCTATGGATCCATCCGCTGGGAAAGTGGCATTGAAGTACCGGCACATGACCAGGATTTCTATGCCCTTAAGGATGTGCCTCACGGGAAGGTAGAGCTAATTCTTTTTCCCTCCAAGAGCACCAATACCTCCCGCCGGGCATTTGTATACACGCCACCTGGCTACTATAGTGATCAATCGACACGTTATCCGGTACTGTACTTACAGCACGGTTGGGGCGAAGATGAAACGGCATGGAGCAACCAGGGTCATGCTAATCTGATCATGGATAACCTAATTGCTGAGGGGAAAACAAAACCCTTCATCATCGTCATGACCTATGGAATGACGAATGAAATAAAGCGCGGCGGAGGCCTCAGAAATTTTGATATCAATCCATTTCAGACCGTTCTTTTGGATGAATTGATTCCTTACATTGATGCTAATTTCCGTACACTTTCAGACCGTACTAATCGCGCAATGGCAGGTCTGTCTATGGGCGGTATGGAGACCCGGATGGTTACCCTTAATCAACCGGAAGTTTTCTCTCACTATGGTCTGCTTAGTGGTGGTATATACAGTCCGGAGGATATCAAAGACAAATCTAAAGTCAAACTTATTTTTTTGAGCTGCGGAAGCAAGGAAAGGCCCGAACGGGTTAAGGAGGCAGCGGCTGCGCTGAAAGAGGCGGGTTTTAATGTCGTTTCTTACATCTCAGAAGGTACCGCCCACGAATTCCAGACCTGGAGGCGCAGTCTATATCAATTGGCTCCTTTACTTTTTAAATAG
- a CDS encoding cupin domain-containing protein: MKQFFTLVLTLIMMHATAQTIKDRIVPNDPAKYRELSAVHAGAGKMGFTQLIGRNDLGTNFLYLHTGVIQPKSGIGHHFHHSIEEMYLILDGEAEFTINGRTAKIKAPAIVPCKMGDAHAIYNPTNAPLKWLNFAVSRRKGQGDAFDLGDDRVGAALDPVPSFVFARLEQDKLRADHPAAPSEGVLYRRLINPEVFSTDWNYVDHLVIPKGSMVRPRQLEGVEEVYYVIKGRGTLSIGNEKADFKMDDAFFGGLGESVGISNEGMENLELLVVGIAASKDKGLSIAKPLTEPKAMVLQMDFVVDKANAQAFEKMYYAIYVPAMTVQKGYLSSKLLRLFPENVAKEIEAEPTTYNYQIQISFATEQDRRNWVASAQHQIAWPAATALAKEYKWRGYEVMGDDDQR; encoded by the coding sequence ATGAAACAGTTTTTTACATTAGTCCTGACGCTTATAATGATGCACGCCACTGCTCAAACCATCAAGGACCGTATCGTACCCAATGATCCGGCTAAATACCGGGAGCTTTCGGCCGTACACGCAGGCGCTGGGAAAATGGGATTTACCCAATTGATTGGTCGTAACGACCTGGGTACTAATTTTCTTTATTTGCACACGGGTGTCATCCAACCCAAGTCGGGTATCGGCCATCATTTCCACCATAGTATTGAGGAGATGTACCTGATCTTGGACGGTGAAGCTGAGTTTACCATCAATGGCCGTACGGCAAAAATCAAAGCCCCGGCTATCGTGCCCTGCAAGATGGGTGATGCGCATGCCATTTACAACCCGACCAATGCACCCCTTAAATGGCTCAATTTTGCCGTAAGTCGCCGCAAAGGCCAGGGAGATGCCTTCGACCTGGGGGATGACCGGGTGGGTGCCGCCCTCGACCCTGTACCGTCTTTTGTATTTGCCCGATTGGAACAGGACAAACTCAGGGCCGATCATCCTGCTGCTCCCAGCGAGGGGGTACTTTATCGGCGACTCATCAATCCGGAAGTATTTAGTACGGATTGGAATTATGTGGATCATTTGGTCATCCCTAAGGGCAGTATGGTAAGACCTCGTCAGCTTGAAGGAGTAGAGGAAGTGTACTATGTAATCAAAGGCCGAGGAACCCTATCCATCGGTAATGAAAAAGCAGATTTTAAAATGGATGACGCTTTCTTTGGCGGCCTGGGAGAATCGGTAGGAATCTCCAATGAAGGAATGGAGAACCTGGAATTGCTGGTCGTCGGCATTGCCGCTTCTAAAGACAAGGGCCTGAGCATTGCCAAACCATTGACGGAACCCAAGGCGATGGTATTGCAAATGGACTTTGTTGTAGACAAAGCAAACGCTCAAGCTTTTGAAAAAATGTATTACGCCATTTATGTGCCAGCAATGACCGTACAGAAAGGGTATCTCAGTTCCAAACTGTTGCGCCTCTTCCCTGAAAATGTCGCAAAAGAAATCGAAGCGGAACCAACAACCTATAATTACCAAATCCAAATCTCATTTGCGACCGAACAGGACCGACGCAACTGGGTAGCCAGCGCCCAGCATCAGATCGCCTGGCCAGCTGCCACAGCGCTTGCGAAGGAATACAAATGGCGCGGCTATGAGGTAATGGGAGATGATGATCAACGATGA
- a CDS encoding PQQ-binding-like beta-propeller repeat protein, with translation MYNKTIPSKLVGMIMAVLLALTVYSSCNTNHDSPSVAHNSWTHYGGSSDQSRYFTASEITKENVNQLEVAWVYPSGADFFNFFNPLIVDTVMYVQGKNSSLIAVNVLTGEEIWIHANLRGLTRRGINYWESEDKTDKRLIFTLNNSLQAIDAVTGHSIANFGNGGYVDLREGLDRDPSSIRRVQAMMPGVIYEDLVILGSAPGEGFFSPPGHVRAYDVVTGELVWTFHTIPHPGEYGYDTWPKDAYKYVGGANVWSEISVDKKRGIAYLPIGSPTYDFYGADRLGSNLFGNSLVALNARTGERIWHYQTVHHDLWDYDLASAPQLLTVNQNGKSIDAVSIATKHGFVFVFDRETGDPLFPIEEKPFPASSMPGEETWPTQPIPSLPSFTHHEVTKETLNPYFPDSIKLEWDERLDAAKSGLYVPPSDQYETIMMPGALGGANFGNTAADPKNGIMYILTQEYASTYRLNKVEPPKIDLSKNEIAKIQSFYRSNCQTCHGKDMAGGSAPALLNAGQRLFYTEFKEVITNGRGLMPGTPHVDEATLQVLYRFLGGNPRMINFRRPPADDTPPEGPVVASGGATIPPDAQRGSAMTDYPEGVAHPANRYTTDYGTDWAGLLGPPWSSILAYDLNKGTIKWRRPIGLDSLYAQGDPSLGAPNGTQRKGMIITSTGLVFATAKGGKLYAYDAENGEILWETNLSYESNAQPSMYTLHGKEYLVINATSDFRPDSYDNSKKPGALPKGYVVYALPDK, from the coding sequence ATGTACAACAAAACAATACCAAGCAAACTCGTCGGTATGATTATGGCAGTGCTCCTGGCCCTGACAGTGTACAGCAGCTGCAATACCAACCATGACTCCCCGTCGGTGGCCCATAACTCCTGGACCCATTACGGTGGAAGTTCCGATCAATCCAGATACTTTACGGCCTCCGAGATCACCAAAGAAAATGTGAATCAGTTGGAAGTGGCCTGGGTTTACCCATCTGGAGCTGACTTTTTTAACTTCTTCAACCCCCTTATCGTGGATACCGTGATGTATGTTCAGGGAAAAAACAGCTCGCTCATCGCCGTGAATGTGCTGACCGGTGAAGAGATTTGGATACACGCCAACCTGAGGGGACTCACCAGAAGAGGCATCAACTACTGGGAAAGTGAAGACAAAACGGATAAACGTTTGATTTTTACCCTCAACAATTCCCTACAGGCAATTGATGCAGTGACCGGGCATTCCATCGCAAACTTCGGAAACGGTGGCTATGTGGACCTGCGGGAGGGGCTGGACCGCGATCCCTCCTCCATCCGAAGAGTGCAGGCTATGATGCCCGGCGTGATCTATGAAGACTTGGTGATCCTGGGTTCTGCTCCCGGTGAAGGTTTTTTCTCTCCTCCCGGCCATGTGCGCGCCTATGATGTAGTGACGGGTGAACTGGTCTGGACTTTCCACACCATTCCTCACCCTGGAGAATATGGATACGACACCTGGCCTAAAGATGCTTATAAATATGTAGGAGGAGCAAATGTCTGGAGCGAAATCTCCGTCGATAAAAAGAGAGGAATTGCCTATTTGCCGATCGGATCCCCTACTTATGATTTCTATGGAGCCGACCGGCTGGGTAGCAACCTCTTCGGCAATAGTCTGGTAGCCCTTAACGCCCGTACCGGCGAACGCATCTGGCATTATCAGACCGTGCATCATGACCTTTGGGACTATGACCTGGCGAGTGCACCGCAATTGCTGACCGTCAACCAGAATGGCAAAAGCATCGATGCCGTATCTATAGCGACCAAACATGGCTTTGTATTTGTGTTTGACCGGGAAACCGGCGATCCCTTGTTTCCCATTGAGGAAAAACCTTTTCCGGCTAGTAGCATGCCTGGCGAAGAAACCTGGCCAACGCAACCCATCCCTTCCCTTCCGAGTTTTACCCATCATGAAGTCACCAAGGAGACCCTCAACCCCTATTTTCCCGATAGTATTAAACTGGAATGGGATGAAAGGCTCGATGCAGCCAAATCAGGCCTGTATGTGCCACCTTCCGATCAATACGAAACCATCATGATGCCTGGGGCGCTGGGAGGAGCCAATTTTGGCAACACAGCGGCCGATCCGAAAAACGGGATCATGTACATCCTGACGCAAGAATATGCCTCTACCTACCGGCTGAATAAGGTGGAACCTCCAAAGATCGACCTGTCAAAGAACGAAATCGCTAAAATTCAATCGTTCTACCGCTCCAACTGCCAAACCTGCCACGGTAAAGATATGGCCGGAGGCTCGGCCCCAGCGCTGCTGAATGCCGGACAGCGTCTCTTCTATACGGAATTTAAGGAGGTGATCACCAATGGCCGTGGCCTCATGCCTGGAACCCCTCATGTTGATGAAGCCACCTTGCAGGTATTGTATCGCTTTCTGGGCGGCAATCCACGGATGATTAACTTCCGTAGACCGCCTGCGGACGATACCCCACCTGAAGGTCCAGTGGTGGCCTCGGGGGGCGCTACCATTCCGCCTGATGCACAAAGAGGTTCAGCCATGACCGATTATCCCGAAGGCGTTGCGCATCCTGCGAATCGCTATACGACCGATTACGGTACCGATTGGGCAGGATTGTTAGGGCCGCCCTGGTCTTCTATTTTGGCTTACGACCTGAACAAAGGTACTATAAAATGGAGAAGACCGATCGGACTGGATTCTCTATATGCCCAGGGCGATCCTAGCCTGGGTGCGCCGAATGGCACCCAGAGAAAGGGTATGATCATTACCTCTACCGGACTGGTCTTTGCTACCGCCAAGGGAGGTAAACTGTATGCTTACGATGCGGAGAACGGCGAGATTCTATGGGAAACTAACCTGAGCTATGAGTCCAATGCCCAACCCAGTATGTATACCCTTCACGGAAAAGAATACCTGGTGATCAATGCTACTTCTGATTTCAGACCAGATAGTTATGATAATTCAAAAAAGCCGGGGGCATTGCCCAAGGGCTATGTCGTCTATGCCCTTCCGGATAAATAG
- a CDS encoding glycoside hydrolase family 43 protein encodes MKKQKMVFLSVFIALLSFAGVGNKETPPKKVLKSVPTFSEFVYQGEDQVYKENPLAPDEFYNPILQGCYPDPAITRKGDDYYLVCSSFAMFPGVPIFHSKDLVNWTQIGHVLDRTNQLDVHDTGISAGVYAPGITYNPNNDTFYMIVTAFAGGLGNIIVKTKDPKKGWSDPIKMKFNGIDPSIFFDDNGKAYIVHNDAPAKEDEQYNGHRVIKIWEYDVEADQVIEGTDKIIVNGGVDLADKPIWIEAPHIYKKDGRYYLMCAEGGTGDWHSEVIFVSDHPMGPYTPAPSNPILTQRYFAKDRKNKVDWAGHADLVQGPDGKYYGVFLAIRPNEEGRVNIGRETFILPVDWSGEFPVFENGMIPLEPKLKMPTGVSNKTGADGFFPNGNFTYKEDFFTSETLDYRWIGLRGPREAFISTTKKGLQIQPFEVNIKEVKPTSTLFYRQQHNSFSFTTTIDYHPGSGKDLAGIVCLQNERFNYVFGITRKGENDYLLLQKTQKGESEIIASTKIDTQNPVRLQVQAKGDAYAFSYSTNGTDFINLGGTVSGDILSTNVVRGFTGCLLGLYATSANDAVPK; translated from the coding sequence ATGAAAAAACAAAAGATGGTCTTTTTATCGGTCTTTATAGCATTGCTCTCTTTTGCAGGGGTCGGCAATAAAGAAACGCCACCGAAGAAGGTGCTTAAAAGTGTGCCTACCTTTTCTGAGTTTGTCTATCAAGGAGAAGATCAGGTGTATAAAGAAAATCCCTTAGCACCAGATGAGTTTTATAATCCAATATTACAAGGATGTTATCCCGATCCGGCCATTACCAGAAAAGGGGATGATTATTATCTAGTGTGTTCGTCCTTTGCCATGTTCCCTGGGGTGCCAATTTTCCATTCCAAAGACCTGGTGAACTGGACGCAGATCGGCCATGTGCTAGATCGAACCAATCAATTGGATGTGCACGATACCGGAATAAGTGCCGGCGTCTATGCCCCGGGTATTACCTATAATCCCAATAACGACACTTTCTATATGATTGTGACGGCCTTTGCTGGTGGCCTGGGAAATATTATCGTAAAAACAAAAGACCCTAAAAAAGGCTGGAGTGATCCGATCAAAATGAAGTTTAATGGGATAGATCCTTCGATTTTCTTCGATGACAATGGCAAAGCCTATATTGTACACAATGATGCGCCCGCCAAGGAAGACGAACAATATAACGGACACCGTGTCATCAAGATTTGGGAATACGATGTAGAAGCCGATCAGGTCATCGAAGGAACCGACAAGATCATTGTGAACGGCGGGGTAGATCTGGCGGATAAACCGATCTGGATTGAAGCGCCTCACATCTACAAAAAGGATGGACGTTATTACCTGATGTGTGCCGAAGGAGGTACCGGCGACTGGCATAGTGAAGTTATTTTTGTGAGCGATCATCCTATGGGGCCTTACACTCCTGCACCAAGTAATCCGATTCTTACCCAAAGGTATTTCGCAAAAGATCGGAAAAACAAAGTGGATTGGGCCGGGCACGCTGATCTGGTACAAGGCCCGGATGGTAAGTATTACGGGGTATTCCTGGCCATTCGGCCCAATGAGGAAGGCCGGGTGAATATTGGTCGGGAAACTTTCATCCTCCCCGTCGACTGGTCCGGGGAGTTCCCCGTTTTTGAAAACGGGATGATACCCTTAGAACCCAAATTAAAGATGCCCACAGGTGTAAGCAATAAAACTGGCGCGGACGGTTTTTTCCCGAATGGCAATTTTACCTATAAGGAAGACTTTTTTACCAGTGAAACCCTGGATTACCGCTGGATCGGGCTGCGAGGCCCTCGGGAAGCCTTTATTTCAACTACAAAAAAGGGCCTACAGATCCAACCTTTCGAAGTAAATATCAAGGAGGTCAAACCTACCTCCACCCTTTTTTACCGGCAGCAACACAATAGCTTTTCGTTTACAACCACCATTGATTACCATCCGGGGTCTGGGAAAGACCTGGCGGGGATTGTCTGCTTACAGAATGAACGGTTTAACTACGTTTTCGGGATCACCAGAAAAGGAGAAAATGATTATCTGTTGTTGCAAAAAACGCAAAAGGGTGAATCCGAAATTATTGCCAGTACTAAAATTGATACCCAAAACCCCGTCCGGCTGCAAGTGCAAGCCAAGGGTGATGCCTATGCGTTTAGCTACTCCACCAATGGCACGGATTTTATCAATTTAGGAGGAACCGTATCCGGTGATATCCTTTCTACCAATGTAGTCAGAGGTTTTACCGGTTGTTTACTGGGCTTGTATGCTACCTCTGCCAATGATGCGGTGCCTAAATAA
- a CDS encoding alpha/beta hydrolase-fold protein, translating into MLKLHYLLVLGVLVLSTITASAQEIEKQAPEGFDQVKAGIATGKLDSIHYKSETVGTTRKALIYTPPGFDKKKKYPVLYLLHGIGGDEKEWLKGGNPPVILDNLYADGKIEPMIVVMPNGRAMKDDRAVGNIFDKEKVEAFATFEKDLLNDLIPFIEKNYPVLTDREHRAIAGLSMGGGQSLNFGLGNLDKFAWVGGFSSAPNTKPPQELLPDPAKAKTQLKLLWISCGDSDGLISFSKRTHDYLYKNDIPHIYYIEPGVHDFKVWKNGLYMFSRFLFKPVEVSSFTQYSILGSPAASNVRNAQYPQILPDNRVIFRIKAPEAQKVQINLGKKYDLIKDDEVFWTVTTDVISRGFHYYSLLIDGVALADPASETFYGMGRMASGIEIPYKDGDFYALKEVPHGDIRIKKYYSEALNSWREMYIYTPPGYDTSNEKYPALYLLHGGGEDQRGWSTQGRADLILDNLIAEGKAKPMLIVMFDGNIGFRGGPGAFNGRALQAFENELKTAVIPFVESNYRVKTDAANRALAGLSMGGLQTLHAGVQNTDMFAHLGVFSSGWWANNTELSDPEYAYMQENVEKINGNLKTFWISQGGEEDIAHTNNRIMMDKFKDMGIKYQYSEYAGGHTWPVWRHDLFGFAQLIFK; encoded by the coding sequence ATGCTTAAATTACATTATCTTTTAGTCCTGGGGGTATTAGTACTCAGTACGATTACTGCTTCCGCACAGGAAATAGAAAAACAAGCACCGGAAGGATTTGACCAGGTAAAAGCAGGTATTGCCACGGGTAAATTGGATAGTATCCATTACAAATCCGAAACGGTTGGCACCACCCGCAAAGCGCTGATATATACTCCTCCAGGCTTTGATAAAAAGAAAAAGTATCCCGTACTCTATCTGCTGCACGGGATAGGCGGTGATGAAAAAGAATGGCTGAAAGGAGGCAATCCACCTGTGATTTTGGACAATTTGTATGCCGATGGAAAAATTGAACCCATGATCGTGGTGATGCCCAATGGGCGGGCCATGAAAGATGACAGGGCAGTTGGCAATATTTTTGACAAGGAAAAGGTAGAAGCCTTTGCTACTTTTGAAAAGGACTTACTCAATGATTTGATTCCTTTTATTGAAAAAAATTACCCGGTGCTGACCGACCGGGAGCACCGCGCTATTGCTGGTTTATCCATGGGTGGCGGCCAATCGCTGAACTTCGGCCTGGGCAACCTGGATAAATTTGCCTGGGTAGGTGGCTTTTCCTCCGCTCCAAATACCAAACCACCTCAGGAGTTGTTACCCGATCCTGCAAAAGCCAAAACACAACTGAAGTTGCTCTGGATATCCTGTGGTGACAGTGACGGCCTGATCAGCTTCAGTAAACGGACCCATGATTACCTCTACAAAAATGATATACCACACATTTATTACATTGAGCCTGGCGTACATGACTTTAAAGTTTGGAAAAACGGGCTTTATATGTTCTCCCGCTTTTTATTCAAACCCGTGGAGGTATCCTCATTTACCCAATACAGCATTCTGGGATCACCCGCTGCTTCTAATGTTCGTAATGCCCAATATCCACAAATCTTGCCGGACAATCGCGTGATCTTCCGCATAAAAGCACCCGAAGCCCAAAAAGTACAGATCAATCTGGGGAAAAAATACGATCTGATCAAAGACGACGAGGTTTTTTGGACGGTCACTACCGATGTGATCAGTCGGGGTTTTCACTACTATTCCCTCTTGATCGATGGCGTGGCCCTGGCAGACCCCGCCAGTGAAACCTTTTATGGTATGGGGCGCATGGCAAGCGGTATCGAAATACCCTACAAAGACGGTGATTTCTATGCGCTCAAAGAGGTACCACACGGCGATATCCGGATCAAAAAATACTACTCCGAGGCCTTGAATAGCTGGCGAGAGATGTACATCTACACTCCACCAGGTTACGATACTTCCAACGAGAAATACCCGGCCTTATACCTGCTGCATGGCGGGGGCGAAGACCAGCGAGGATGGTCTACACAAGGCCGTGCTGATCTGATCCTCGACAACCTGATCGCGGAAGGAAAAGCCAAACCGATGCTCATTGTGATGTTCGATGGAAACATCGGCTTTCGGGGTGGCCCAGGCGCCTTCAACGGGCGGGCGCTCCAGGCTTTTGAAAACGAATTAAAAACTGCGGTTATCCCATTTGTAGAGAGCAATTACCGCGTAAAAACTGATGCGGCCAACCGCGCATTGGCAGGGCTGTCGATGGGCGGACTGCAAACCCTCCATGCCGGCGTACAAAACACGGATATGTTCGCCCACCTGGGCGTTTTCAGCTCTGGCTGGTGGGCCAACAACACGGAATTATCCGATCCGGAATATGCTTACATGCAGGAAAACGTCGAGAAAATCAATGGCAACCTCAAAACTTTTTGGATTTCGCAGGGAGGGGAAGAAGATATTGCTCATACGAACAACCGCATTATGATGGATAAGTTTAAGGACATGGGTATCAAATACCAATACAGCGAATATGCCGGTGGTCATACCTGGCCGGTTTGGCGGCATGATCTGTTCGGTTTTGCTCAGTTGATTTTTAAATAG